ACTTATAAATGTTACCTCGGACAATATTCTAGAGCGGATCTCATATATGCCTAAATCCAATGCACATGGTTGCAAGATAGACCATTCCTAGAAAGTTATCGATCTTCACCTCGTATCGAACCTTGGTTCTTCGATAGGAAAAAAGCCAAGAGAAAAATCGCTCGACAACCCATCGCTTTCGGTATCGTCTAAGAGATCTCCCATCCTGAGTTGGTTTTTTTCG
This region of Pseudobacteriovorax antillogorgiicola genomic DNA includes:
- a CDS encoding transposase encodes the protein RKKPTQDGRSLRRYRKRWVVERFFSWLFSYRRTKVRYEVKIDNFLGMVYLATMCIGFRHI